TGGCTGGCCCGCGCCCGCTACGTCGAGGTGGCAACCTGCCCCAGTCCGGTGCCCGGCGCCGGCGGCAACCGGGAGACATTCGTACACCTGGCGCCGCCGTGGCCCGCGCCCCACTAGAATGCGGCAACGTCGGCGACGGGCCATGCCATGCGCGTTGGATTGCTCTACCAGCCTCATATCGCGGCGTCTGTTCGCCACGCCGACCGCGTGCGCGAGCGGCTTGGAGACCTTGGCGTCGACGCGTGGTCCTCGTCGTCGTTCGAGATCGTCGACGAACCGGACGCGATCGAGGGCTCCGATCTCCTCCTGACCTTCGGCGGCGACGGCACGGTGCTGCGCGCCGCCCGCACCGCCGCCCCGTTCGGCGTGCCCTGCGCCGGCGTCAACTACGGTCGCATTGGGTTTCTCACCGAATTCAGCGGCGCCGACCTCGATGTCCGCTTGCCCGACCTCGTGGCGGGCCGCTATTGGATCGAGCCCCGCCTGCTCATCGACTGGACCCACACCGGCAACGGAGGCGCCGAGGCTCGCGGCATTGCCGCCGGTGACGTGGTGGTGGGTCGCGGACGCATCGCCCGGGTCATCGAGGTCGAGGTTCGCATCGACGACGCCGAGCTCACCACCTACACCGCCGACGGCGTGATCGTGGCGACGCCCACCGGCACTACCGGCTACACCCAGGCCGCCGGAGGGCCGATTTTGCATCCCGAGGTTCGCGAGCTTGTCGTCACCCCAATCGCGCCGTTTCTGACGCCGGCCAACTCGATCGTGGTGGGCCGGGACGTCACCATCGACATCGGCGTGCGCACCACCCACGAAGCCACGCTGTCGATCGACGGCCAAACGCAATACCTGCTGGACGCCGGCGATCGCGTGGTGTGCCGCGCATCCAAACACATCGCGCAATTCGCGCGGGTGCAGTCGCGCACCTATTTCTACGCCACGCTGGCGGAGAAGCTGCGCTGGCGGGTCCCCCATCAGCTGGCGCGTCCCTCAAACTCGGAATCCTAGGCTCGCGTGCTGCTCCGGCTGCGCGTGCAGAACCTGGCCCTGATCGACGCAGTCGAGCTTGCGCTGGAGCCGGGTTTCAACGTGTTGACCGGCGAGACGGGCGCCGGAAAATCCATCCTGATCGACGCGATCGATCTGCTGCTGGGTCGCCGCGCTCGGCCCGACGACGTGCGCGCCGGTGCGCGGGCAGCTTACGTGGACGGCGTGTTTACGCCGCCGCAGAGCGCGGGCCTCGCCGCCACGCTGGAGGCGTACGGCATCGAGCCGGACGAGTCGTTGCTCATCTCGCGGGAGGTGATCGTCAACGGCGTGGCGCGCTCGGTGGCGCGCGTCAACGGGCGCGCCGTTCCGGTGCGAGCGCTTGGCGAGCTGGGACCCCACCTGATCGATATCCACGGGCAGGTTGAGCATCAATCACTCTTTCGCGCCGCGCGACAGCTTGAGTACCTCGACCGCTATGGCGGCCATACGCGGGAGCGACAAGAGGTAGCGAGACTCGTCGATAACTGGCGCGCCGTCAAGGCTGAAGACGCGGAGTTGCGGCGGGACGCCCGCGAGACCGCGCGCCTGATCGACCTGCTGACGTTCCAGGTGAATGAGATCGATGGGGCGGGCCTGTCGGCGGACGAAGACGAGGCGCTGCGCGTGGAGCGCCAAGTGCTGGCCAACGCGCAGCGCCTGCGCGAGCTTGCCGGCATCTCCGAGCGCCTGCTGACGGGCGATGACGCCGGGGCGGCGGTGGACCGCCTGGGCGAGGCCATGGCGACGCTCGCCGAGATCGCCGACCTCGATCCGGCCGTCAAGCCCGCGGTAGATCAGATAGCCGAGGCGCAGGCGGTGATCACGGACGCGGCGCAGTCCATTGCCGCCTATGCCGCGGACATCGAATCCGATCCGGCCCGGCTGGAGGAAATCAATGCGCGGCTCGACGTGTTGGAGACGCTCAAGCGCAAATACGGCGATTCGCTGGCCGACGTGCTCGGCTTTGCCGACGATGCGCGTCGCCGGCTCTCGGAACTGGGCGCCGCCGACGACCGGCGGCGGGGACTTGCCGCCGAGCAGGCTGCCCTTGAAACGGATCTTGCGCGCGCCGCGCAGGACCTTCGCGCGCGCCGGCTGACCGCCGCCAAGCGGCTGACGCGCGTGATTGCCCGCGAACTGGCGGACCTCAATCTGCCCGACGCCGCCGTGGAGTTTCCGCTGGAAACGCGGACCGATGCCGCCGGGCTTGTGCTCGACGAAGGCGCGGAGCCGGTGGCCTTCGACCGATCGGGTGTGGACGCGGGGGAGATGCAACTCAGCGTGAACCGCGGGCAGCCGGTGCGGTCGCTGGCCGCGGTTGCCTCGGGCGGGGAAATGTCGCGGATTCTGCTGGGGCTCAAGTCGGCGCTCGCCGCCGCCGACGAGACGCCCACGCTGATTTTCGACGAGATCGACGTGGGCGTGGGCGGTCGCAGCGGCGACGTCGTCGGGCAAAAGCTGGCCAGG
The sequence above is a segment of the Chloroflexota bacterium genome. Coding sequences within it:
- a CDS encoding NAD(+)/NADH kinase, producing MRVGLLYQPHIAASVRHADRVRERLGDLGVDAWSSSSFEIVDEPDAIEGSDLLLTFGGDGTVLRAARTAAPFGVPCAGVNYGRIGFLTEFSGADLDVRLPDLVAGRYWIEPRLLIDWTHTGNGGAEARGIAAGDVVVGRGRIARVIEVEVRIDDAELTTYTADGVIVATPTGTTGYTQAAGGPILHPEVRELVVTPIAPFLTPANSIVVGRDVTIDIGVRTTHEATLSIDGQTQYLLDAGDRVVCRASKHIAQFARVQSRTYFYATLAEKLRWRVPHQLARPSNSES
- the recN gene encoding DNA repair protein RecN, translated to MLLRLRVQNLALIDAVELALEPGFNVLTGETGAGKSILIDAIDLLLGRRARPDDVRAGARAAYVDGVFTPPQSAGLAATLEAYGIEPDESLLISREVIVNGVARSVARVNGRAVPVRALGELGPHLIDIHGQVEHQSLFRAARQLEYLDRYGGHTRERQEVARLVDNWRAVKAEDAELRRDARETARLIDLLTFQVNEIDGAGLSADEDEALRVERQVLANAQRLRELAGISERLLTGDDAGAAVDRLGEAMATLAEIADLDPAVKPAVDQIAEAQAVITDAAQSIAAYAADIESDPARLEEINARLDVLETLKRKYGDSLADVLGFADDARRRLSELGAADDRRRGLAAEQAALETDLARAAQDLRARRLTAAKRLTRVIARELADLNLPDAAVEFPLETRTDAAGLVLDEGAEPVAFDRSGVDAGEMQLSVNRGQPVRSLAAVASGGEMSRILLGLKSALAAADETPTLIFDEIDVGVGGRSGDVVGQKLARLARAHQVLCVTHLPSVAAFADTHFVVEKHEEAAGTVTDVRRLDPDAVVEEIAAMGGSRTTAGRRVARDLLADAAAWKDAGRAEPSGGNATEAAARRC